From Microtus pennsylvanicus isolate mMicPen1 chromosome 10, mMicPen1.hap1, whole genome shotgun sequence, one genomic window encodes:
- the Pdc gene encoding phosducin has protein sequence MEEATSQSIEEDFEGQATHTGPKGVINDWRKFKLESEDSDSIPPNKKEILRQMSSPQSRDDKDSKERVGRKMSIQEYELIHQDKEDENCLRKYRRQCMQDMHQKLSFGPRYGFVYELETGEQFLETIEKEQKVTTIVVTIYEDGVKGCDALNSSLACLAAEYPMVKFCKIKASNTGAGDRFSPDVLPTLLVYKGGELISNFISIAEQFAEEFFAGDVESFLNEYGLLPEREMHHLEQTNMEDEDAE, from the exons ATGGAAGAAGCCACAAGCCAAAGCATAGAGGAAGACTTTGAAGGACAGGCTACACACACAG GACCCAAAGGAGTAATCAACGACTGGAGAAAGTTTAAATTAGAAAGTGAAGATAGTGATTCAATTCCACCCAATAAGAAAGAGATCCTCAGGCAAATGTCTTCTCCTCAGAGCAGAGATGACAAAGACTCAAAAGAGAGAGTCGGCAGAAAG ATGAGCATTCAAGAATATGAACTAATTCACCAAGACAAAGAAGATGAAAACTGCCTGCGCAAATACCGTAGACAGTGCATGCAGGATATGCATCAGAAGCTGAGTTTTGGGCCTAGATATGGGTTTGTGTATGAGCTGGAAACAGGGGAGCAGTTCCTGGAGACCATTGAAAAGGAGCAGAAGGTCACCACCATCGTGGTGACCATTTATGAAGATGGCGTGAAGGGCTGTGATGCACTCAACAGCAGTTTAGCCTGCCTTGCGGCGGAGTACCCAATGGTCAAGTTCTGTAAGATAAAAGCTTCTAATACCGGTGCTGGGGACCGCTTTTCCCCGGATGTTCTCCCCACCCTGCTTGTATACAAAGGTGGGGAACTCATCAGCAATTTTATTAGCATTGCCGAACAGTTCGCTGAAGAATTTTTTGCTGGAGATGTGGAGTCTTTCCTAAATGAATATGGATTACTACCAGAAAGAGAGATGCATCACCTAGAGCAGACCAACATGGAAGATGAAGATGCTGAATAA